In Leptodesmis sichuanensis A121, the following are encoded in one genomic region:
- the argH gene encoding argininosuccinate lyase translates to MNTNLPSTAAANSATWSQRFESALHPAIARFNASIGFDIQLIEYDLTGSQAHARMLAHTGIISAEEGEQLVNGLEQIRQEYREGKFTPGVDAEDVHFAVERRLTELVGDVGKKLHTARSRNDQVGTDTRLYLRDQIQTIRTQLRQFQSALLHLATQHVETLIPGYTHLQRAQPLSLAHHLLAYFEMSQRDWERLGEIYNRVNVSPLGSGALAGTTFPIDRHYTAELLNFAGVYANSLDGVSDRDFAIEFLCAASLIMVHLSRLSEEVILWASEEFAFVTLKDSCSTGSSIMPQKKNPDVPELVRGKTGRVFGHLQALLVLMKGLPLAYNKDLQEDKEALFDAVVTVQSCLEAMTILLQEGMEFRTQRLQAAVSEDFSNATDVADYLAAKGVPFREAYNLVGKVVKTSLAQGKLLKDLTLDEWKSLHPAFEADIYEAIAPAKVVSARNSYGGTGFAQVRQALQAAQAKLAG, encoded by the coding sequence TTGAATACCAATCTCCCATCCACGGCTGCCGCCAATTCTGCCACCTGGAGCCAGCGCTTTGAGTCGGCTCTCCATCCCGCGATCGCCCGCTTTAATGCCAGCATTGGTTTTGATATCCAATTGATTGAGTATGACCTGACCGGATCGCAGGCCCATGCCCGAATGCTGGCTCACACGGGCATTATTTCGGCGGAGGAAGGAGAACAACTGGTCAATGGATTAGAACAGATCCGGCAGGAATACCGCGAGGGCAAATTCACTCCCGGTGTTGATGCAGAAGATGTTCACTTTGCCGTAGAACGTCGGTTGACCGAATTAGTGGGAGATGTGGGCAAAAAGCTGCACACGGCCCGATCGCGCAACGATCAGGTCGGTACGGATACCCGGCTTTACCTGCGCGATCAAATTCAGACTATTCGTACTCAACTGCGGCAGTTTCAATCCGCATTGCTGCATCTGGCTACCCAGCATGTGGAAACCCTGATTCCCGGATATACTCACTTGCAGCGGGCACAGCCTCTCAGTCTGGCCCACCACCTGCTGGCCTACTTTGAAATGAGCCAGCGGGACTGGGAACGGTTAGGAGAAATTTACAACCGGGTGAATGTGTCCCCCCTGGGATCCGGTGCCCTGGCGGGAACGACCTTTCCCATCGATCGCCACTACACTGCAGAGTTACTGAATTTCGCAGGAGTGTATGCCAACAGCCTGGATGGAGTCAGCGATCGGGACTTTGCGATCGAATTTCTCTGTGCCGCCAGCCTGATCATGGTTCACCTCAGCCGCTTATCGGAAGAAGTAATTCTTTGGGCCTCTGAGGAATTTGCCTTCGTCACCTTAAAAGATAGCTGTTCCACCGGATCCAGCATCATGCCACAAAAGAAAAATCCCGATGTACCAGAACTGGTACGGGGCAAAACTGGCCGAGTCTTTGGTCATCTCCAGGCATTGTTGGTGCTGATGAAAGGGTTACCCCTCGCCTACAACAAGGACTTACAGGAAGACAAAGAAGCTTTGTTTGATGCCGTGGTTACTGTGCAATCCTGCCTGGAAGCCATGACCATTCTGCTGCAGGAAGGCATGGAATTTCGCACCCAGCGATTGCAGGCCGCCGTCAGCGAAGACTTCTCCAACGCCACGGATGTCGCAGATTACCTGGCGGCTAAGGGAGTGCCTTTCCGGGAAGCCTACAATCTGGTTGGCAAAGTGGTGAAGACTTCTTTAGCTCAAGGCAAGTTGTTGAAAGACTTGACACTGGACGAGTGGAAAAGCCTGCATCCGGCCTTTGAAGCGGATATTTACGAGGCGATCGCTCCGGCCAAAGTGGTATCGGCCCGCAACAGCTACGGTGGCACCGGATTCGCTCAGGTACGGCAGGCGCTCCAGGCAGCCCAAGCTAAGCTGGCAGGGTAA
- a CDS encoding PP2C family protein-serine/threonine phosphatase codes for MTAVPLPRQPSQPPERSGSSNMPPEVTPVFALKELVARLNREQHKIQDLLSSLGFALRSFNNLNQFLELIPLMASRVTDSDGGALLLFKPNGQVRLERLHCQDSRLGQDIRKALEAAARQIAPSFVRSASNGSMTPTAQAIADLDHQVSYYLGANVQLFGTAILVKNVERGRLYVFSRDPQYAWTETRQKLVRLVADQTAVAIENDELSVELRKKERLDRELEIGAEIQLRLLPRQCPKIQGVELAARCQTASRVGGDYYDFIPASYDQLRSKRDGGSEAGKWTLAIGDVMGKGVPAGLIMTMTRGMLRAEVLNGHSPARILQHLNRVMYADLENSNRFVTLFYSEYDPQTRLLSYSNAAHNPPLLWQAETKTIKRLDTLGMLIGLDADTHYQDAQVQLQPGDVLIYYTDGFTDAASQSGERFDEENLTSAFKWACQHFDHPQDILEYLFERVQQFIGPENRNSDDMTLIVMRVEPLASEG; via the coding sequence ATGACTGCTGTGCCCCTTCCCCGACAGCCATCGCAACCACCGGAACGCTCTGGAAGCAGCAATATGCCTCCAGAAGTGACGCCGGTGTTCGCCTTAAAAGAGTTGGTGGCACGGCTGAATCGGGAACAACATAAGATTCAGGATTTGCTCAGTTCCCTGGGGTTTGCGCTCCGGAGTTTCAATAATCTAAATCAATTTCTAGAACTGATCCCGTTGATGGCCAGTCGGGTCACGGATAGTGATGGGGGAGCCTTGTTGCTGTTTAAGCCCAACGGCCAAGTGCGGTTGGAGCGGCTGCACTGTCAGGATAGCCGCCTGGGTCAGGATATCCGTAAGGCGTTGGAGGCGGCTGCCCGTCAGATCGCCCCTTCCTTTGTGCGGAGTGCTTCCAATGGTTCGATGACTCCGACGGCTCAGGCGATCGCAGATTTAGACCATCAGGTGAGTTATTACCTGGGAGCCAATGTCCAGTTATTCGGTACCGCCATTCTGGTCAAAAATGTGGAACGGGGACGACTGTATGTTTTCAGCCGAGATCCGCAATACGCCTGGACAGAAACCCGCCAGAAGTTAGTGCGCCTGGTGGCCGATCAAACGGCGGTGGCAATCGAAAATGATGAGTTGTCGGTTGAGCTACGGAAGAAAGAGCGGCTCGATCGGGAACTGGAAATTGGAGCGGAAATTCAACTCCGATTGCTACCGCGTCAGTGTCCCAAAATTCAGGGTGTGGAACTGGCGGCCCGTTGCCAGACTGCCAGTCGAGTAGGGGGTGATTACTATGACTTTATTCCAGCCAGCTATGACCAGCTTCGATCCAAGCGAGATGGCGGTAGTGAGGCAGGCAAATGGACGCTGGCAATCGGCGATGTGATGGGAAAAGGTGTTCCTGCCGGACTGATTATGACTATGACTCGCGGGATGCTGCGGGCAGAAGTTCTCAACGGTCACAGTCCCGCCCGAATTCTGCAGCATTTGAACCGGGTTATGTATGCCGATCTGGAAAATTCCAATCGGTTTGTCACCTTGTTCTATTCGGAATATGACCCACAAACCCGATTGTTGTCCTACAGCAACGCCGCCCATAATCCACCATTGCTCTGGCAGGCCGAAACCAAGACCATTAAACGGCTGGATACGCTGGGTATGTTGATCGGTCTGGATGCTGATACCCACTATCAGGATGCTCAGGTACAGCTGCAGCCAGGAGATGTACTGATTTACTACACAGACGGCTTCACGGATGCAGCCAGTCAGAGCGGCGAACGATTTGATGAGGAAAACCTGACCAGTGCCTTTAAGTGGGCTTGCCAGCACTTCGATCACCCTCAAGACATCCTGGAGTATCTATTTGAACGGGTACAGCAGTTTATCGGGCCAGAAAACCGCAATTCTGATGACATGACCCTGATTGTGATGCGGGTGGAGCCGCTTGCATCAGAAGGATAA
- a CDS encoding HpsJ family protein: MKALNSSPWLSLMLKLTGVILILTSLIDYFILLSTVNFQNSQSVITFTTGMVDRGFIPLVGMMLIFLGLWSESGSPDAGARNGSALRLFALVIASILGLCFFLIIFWHVLTTLDARDTQLKQVTDEASKARTQLTSQVEQLKGQGSQQLEAQLAALDQAIRDGKLPPDQLAQAQQQREKLKKLKADPKALQAEVDAQIAPKLAEEKSKIDSREKELKDQTQGTAMRAALRTGLNSLLLTIAYSILGWTGLRQLLSLR; encoded by the coding sequence ATGAAAGCCCTTAACTCTTCCCCCTGGCTCTCTTTAATGTTGAAACTGACTGGAGTGATTTTGATTCTCACCAGTCTGATTGACTACTTTATTTTGTTGTCAACGGTCAACTTTCAAAATAGTCAATCGGTAATCACGTTTACAACTGGAATGGTCGATCGCGGCTTCATTCCGTTAGTAGGGATGATGTTAATTTTCTTGGGGTTATGGTCTGAATCCGGTTCCCCCGATGCTGGGGCGCGCAACGGTTCGGCATTAAGATTGTTTGCGCTCGTAATTGCCAGCATTTTGGGGTTGTGTTTTTTCCTGATCATTTTCTGGCATGTTTTAACCACGCTGGATGCCAGGGATACCCAGTTGAAACAGGTGACCGATGAAGCCTCTAAGGCGAGAACTCAGTTAACGAGTCAGGTAGAGCAGTTGAAAGGGCAGGGGTCACAACAATTAGAAGCCCAACTGGCGGCACTAGATCAAGCCATTCGGGACGGCAAACTCCCTCCGGATCAACTGGCTCAGGCGCAGCAACAGCGGGAAAAACTGAAAAAACTCAAGGCAGATCCCAAAGCCCTGCAGGCTGAAGTAGATGCCCAAATTGCGCCCAAACTTGCCGAGGAAAAGAGTAAAATCGATAGCCGCGAAAAAGAGTTGAAAGATCAAACTCAAGGAACAGCTATGCGAGCCGCCCTCAGAACAGGGTTAAATAGTTTACTGCTGACGATCGCCTATTCCATCCTTGGTTGGACTGGTCTCCGCCAACTGTTATCTCTGCGTTAA
- a CDS encoding DUF502 domain-containing protein yields the protein MQESRPPVLQRLKQDLKNDLIAGLLVVIPLATTIWLTFTVATWVIGFLTHVPGKLNPFDGLNPYLVSSLNLLVGLAVPLICILTIGLMARNIVGRWLLDVGERTLQAIPLAGSVYKTLKQLLETLLKDSGSKFRRVVLVEYPRKGVWSLGFVTGVLSGEFQSHFSTPMLSVFIPTTPNPTTGWYAVVSEEEVITLSMPIEDAFKVIISGGIVSPDLGKPTSLPPASRRPLEPLVEAPRGVHPEAEVIRIALEED from the coding sequence ATGCAAGAGAGTCGGCCACCTGTCCTTCAACGCCTTAAGCAAGACTTAAAGAATGATCTGATTGCCGGATTACTGGTGGTTATCCCCCTGGCAACCACCATCTGGTTAACCTTTACCGTGGCCACCTGGGTAATTGGGTTTCTGACTCATGTTCCTGGCAAGCTCAATCCCTTTGATGGGCTAAATCCTTATCTGGTTAGTAGTCTCAATCTATTAGTCGGACTGGCGGTTCCCTTAATCTGCATTTTGACGATCGGCCTCATGGCCCGGAATATTGTAGGCCGCTGGCTCCTGGATGTGGGAGAACGCACCCTGCAAGCTATCCCGCTGGCCGGCTCTGTTTACAAAACCCTGAAGCAGCTACTGGAAACCTTATTAAAGGATTCCGGCTCCAAATTCCGGCGAGTGGTGCTGGTGGAATATCCCCGTAAAGGAGTCTGGTCGTTGGGGTTTGTCACGGGCGTACTCAGCGGCGAATTTCAATCTCACTTCTCCACTCCGATGCTGAGCGTCTTCATTCCCACCACGCCCAACCCCACCACGGGCTGGTATGCCGTCGTCAGCGAAGAGGAAGTGATTACGCTCTCTATGCCGATCGAGGATGCATTCAAAGTCATTATCTCCGGCGGCATTGTCAGCCCCGACTTAGGCAAGCCCACCTCTCTTCCTCCCGCCAGCCGTCGTCCCCTCGAACCTCTGGTAGAAGCACCGAGAGGCGTTCATCCTGAAGCAGAAGTAATCCGAATCGCACTGGAAGAAGACTAA
- the nusB gene encoding transcription antitermination factor NusB — translation MAGLSPFGCGICFFLVSIMQARRIARELALLSISQLPATQENLDAQSLQNVVVAAVRTLTSEAEDALEAAAAELKQSNDRLLKSQTRAADVQSARTMVTEAIELAQTAINRLGVAIEIPETIQLANQNDVRSYALEIVRTLKANQDEIDALLTQALVDWQLNRLAAVDRDILRIAVTEMVYLGIPDRIAVNEAVELAKRYSGDEGHRFINGVLRRVTDRVKAQTK, via the coding sequence ATGGCTGGGCTATCGCCTTTTGGCTGTGGCATCTGCTTCTTTCTGGTTTCTATCATGCAAGCTCGTCGTATTGCCCGTGAACTGGCCTTACTCAGTATTAGCCAGCTCCCTGCTACTCAAGAAAATCTGGATGCTCAGTCGTTGCAAAATGTGGTTGTGGCGGCTGTGCGGACGTTGACTAGCGAGGCTGAGGACGCGCTGGAAGCCGCAGCGGCAGAATTGAAGCAAAGCAACGATCGCCTGCTCAAGAGCCAGACCAGAGCCGCAGATGTGCAAAGCGCCCGCACAATGGTGACTGAAGCGATCGAACTGGCACAAACGGCAATTAACCGCTTGGGGGTGGCGATCGAAATCCCCGAAACCATTCAGTTGGCTAACCAGAACGATGTCCGGTCTTACGCCCTGGAAATTGTCCGTACCTTGAAAGCCAACCAGGATGAGATTGATGCCCTATTAACCCAGGCACTGGTCGATTGGCAACTCAATCGTCTCGCTGCCGTCGATCGCGATATTCTCCGCATCGCCGTTACTGAAATGGTGTATCTGGGAATTCCAGACCGCATCGCCGTGAACGAAGCTGTAGAACTGGCAAAACGGTACAGTGGAGATGAAGGCCATCGCTTTATTAATGGGGTATTGCGGCGAGTAACCGATCGGGTAAAAGCGCAAACAAAATGA
- the ftsY gene encoding signal recognition particle-docking protein FtsY, with translation MTFDWFRRRFDNEQEETQSAAADKTRTEPEQAEAEPSEAKAAEQAQDYLNYAKLAYENIRKRQLAAQQAAAQQAPESEAQVVSPPGEETTLASPPPAPAAEPAPEVAVPETPTPETAVPETVAAETATPETVEATVPETIAAETVTPETVAPVVEEPAAAEPAAETVTEPVAEVAEPEPATPLPFWAAAEAERQARLEQLRETAIVEPEPEPAPRPQEAVPVAEEMAPELPDFTLDEGFLWSTEILAAQGRRADQISIEEITWLKRLRQGLGKTRRGLVNQLKAIVGQGPLNQDAVMEIEAALLQADVGVQATDAIIDALQKKLRSETLPPDAAITYLKQILREMLDAPLGDTASYAFAPEKDKLNIWLMTGVNGAGKTTTIGKLAHIAEKSGYKCLIAAADTFRAAAVEQVKVWGARSGVEVIANPGKNTDPAAVVFDAITAAQSRDVDLLLVDTAGRLQNKKNLMDELSKVRRIIDKKAPDAVVESLLVLDSTLGQNGLRQAEVFSEVAKLSGVVLTKLDGTAKGGIALAIVQQLGLPIRFIGAGEGIEDLRPFSSYEFVEALLNG, from the coding sequence ATGACATTTGATTGGTTTCGCCGTCGCTTTGACAATGAGCAGGAAGAGACTCAATCGGCAGCAGCTGACAAGACTCGAACTGAGCCGGAGCAGGCTGAAGCTGAACCCTCAGAAGCGAAGGCGGCAGAACAGGCACAGGATTATTTGAACTACGCCAAACTCGCTTATGAAAACATTCGCAAGCGGCAGTTAGCGGCTCAACAAGCGGCGGCACAGCAGGCTCCAGAAAGCGAAGCCCAAGTGGTCAGTCCTCCAGGGGAGGAAACTACGCTTGCCAGCCCTCCCCCTGCTCCTGCTGCTGAACCAGCCCCAGAGGTGGCCGTTCCAGAAACCCCAACTCCAGAGACGGCTGTTCCAGAGACCGTAGCTGCGGAAACGGCAACTCCAGAGACGGTAGAGGCAACAGTTCCAGAAACCATAGCTGCAGAGACAGTAACTCCGGAGACGGTAGCTCCTGTCGTAGAGGAGCCAGCAGCAGCGGAGCCAGCGGCTGAGACTGTGACGGAACCTGTCGCAGAGGTTGCCGAACCCGAACCTGCCACGCCCTTACCGTTCTGGGCAGCCGCAGAGGCAGAACGACAGGCCCGATTAGAGCAATTGCGGGAAACTGCGATCGTGGAACCAGAGCCAGAACCTGCCCCTCGTCCCCAGGAAGCTGTACCCGTGGCGGAAGAGATGGCTCCAGAACTGCCAGACTTTACCCTGGATGAGGGCTTTCTCTGGTCTACAGAAATTCTGGCGGCTCAGGGACGACGAGCGGATCAAATTTCGATCGAAGAAATCACCTGGCTGAAGCGGCTCCGGCAGGGATTGGGAAAAACGCGCCGGGGATTGGTCAATCAGCTAAAGGCGATCGTCGGTCAGGGGCCACTGAATCAGGATGCGGTGATGGAAATTGAAGCCGCACTCCTGCAAGCGGATGTCGGGGTTCAGGCGACAGACGCGATTATTGATGCCCTGCAAAAGAAACTGCGTAGTGAAACCCTGCCTCCGGATGCAGCCATTACCTACCTGAAGCAAATCCTGCGCGAAATGCTGGATGCTCCTCTGGGAGATACTGCCAGTTATGCCTTTGCCCCAGAGAAAGACAAACTCAATATCTGGTTGATGACCGGGGTGAATGGAGCCGGGAAAACGACGACGATCGGCAAATTGGCTCACATTGCTGAAAAGTCCGGCTATAAGTGTCTAATCGCCGCTGCCGATACCTTTAGAGCCGCTGCCGTTGAGCAGGTGAAGGTGTGGGGTGCCCGCAGTGGTGTTGAGGTGATTGCTAATCCTGGCAAGAATACCGATCCGGCGGCTGTGGTGTTTGATGCCATTACTGCGGCTCAGTCCAGGGACGTAGATCTACTACTGGTGGATACGGCAGGTCGTCTGCAAAACAAAAAGAACTTGATGGATGAACTCAGCAAAGTTCGCCGCATTATCGACAAAAAAGCTCCTGATGCCGTGGTGGAATCCCTACTGGTGCTGGATTCTACCCTGGGACAAAACGGCCTCCGACAGGCAGAAGTGTTTTCTGAAGTGGCGAAACTCAGTGGCGTGGTACTCACCAAGTTGGATGGTACTGCCAAGGGAGGGATTGCCCTGGCGATCGTCCAGCAACTCGGCCTCCCGATTCGCTTTATCGGAGCCGGAGAAGGCATTGAAGACCTGCGACCGTTTTCCAGTTATGAGTTTGTGGAAGCGTTGCTGAATGGCTAA
- a CDS encoding ABC transporter substrate-binding protein yields the protein MVFFLRRSLVLILVLLSLLPLAGCHAAGMRVKTAQGSQLIISTLSDPKTFNYANNQSFPSIFLFAYEGLTREDGITGKVEPALAESWTISEDKQHVVFTLRDGLKWSDGQPLTADDVVFTYRDIVFNPDIPTDAKDSIRIGPNERFPKGTYPTVRKLDDRRVEFFLPEPFAPFLRATAGPDGVMIMPKHALEESLRTKGSDGNLKFISTWNTDTDPAEIIVNGPYQLESYKAGQRLVFQRNPYYWQKDAQGNPLPYVDRIIWQFIENTDTQLIRFRSGELDVMGDARPLRPEYYSLLKREERRGKFQIYNGGPWSGVLYLTFNLNQARNKDGQPIVDPVKLRWFSNLAFRQAIAHAINRPKINTNIFRGLGIIQNSPISVQSPYFLKPEEGLKVYDYDPAKAKELLLGAGFQYNAQQQLVDADGNRVRFTLVTNSGNKVREAIGAQIKEDLSKIGILVDFTPLNFNVLIEKTSTSRNWDAHMIGFTGGIDPHGAANLWLSTGASHSFNLSQQPGQTPIQGWQPYEFEKAIDRLMIAGARELDETKRQQIYADYQRVVQENLPVIFLVNDRALMAARNTVQGVKYSGLPSWGLWNIPEIRVAD from the coding sequence ATGGTTTTTTTCCTGCGGCGATCGCTGGTTTTGATTCTGGTTTTGCTGAGCTTGTTGCCGCTGGCAGGTTGTCATGCAGCGGGCATGAGGGTGAAGACGGCTCAGGGGTCGCAACTGATTATCAGTACTCTGTCGGATCCGAAAACATTCAACTATGCGAATAATCAGTCGTTTCCCAGCATTTTTCTGTTTGCTTATGAAGGGCTGACGCGGGAAGACGGCATCACTGGCAAGGTTGAACCAGCGCTGGCAGAGTCCTGGACGATTTCAGAAGACAAACAGCATGTGGTGTTTACATTGCGGGACGGGCTGAAGTGGTCGGATGGTCAGCCACTGACGGCAGATGATGTGGTGTTTACCTATCGGGATATTGTGTTTAACCCGGATATTCCCACAGATGCCAAGGACTCAATTCGGATTGGCCCGAATGAGCGGTTTCCCAAGGGCACTTATCCCACGGTGCGGAAACTGGATGATCGCCGGGTAGAGTTTTTCCTCCCGGAACCCTTTGCTCCATTTCTGCGAGCTACTGCTGGCCCGGATGGGGTGATGATTATGCCTAAACACGCCCTGGAAGAGTCCCTGCGAACGAAAGGATCGGATGGTAATCTCAAGTTCATTTCCACCTGGAATACGGATACCGACCCAGCAGAGATTATTGTCAATGGGCCGTATCAGTTGGAGAGTTACAAGGCCGGACAACGCCTGGTGTTCCAGCGCAATCCCTATTACTGGCAGAAAGATGCTCAGGGCAACCCTTTGCCTTATGTCGATCGGATTATCTGGCAATTCATCGAAAACACAGACACCCAATTAATCCGCTTTCGGTCGGGGGAACTGGATGTGATGGGAGATGCTCGTCCCCTGCGCCCAGAATATTATTCGTTGCTGAAGCGGGAGGAGCGGCGGGGCAAGTTTCAGATTTACAATGGTGGCCCCTGGTCGGGGGTGTTATATCTGACGTTTAACCTGAATCAAGCCAGGAATAAAGACGGTCAGCCGATCGTCGATCCAGTCAAACTCCGGTGGTTCAGCAATCTGGCCTTTCGACAGGCGATCGCTCATGCGATCAATCGACCCAAAATTAACACGAATATTTTCCGGGGACTGGGAATTATCCAGAATTCGCCCATTTCAGTGCAAAGTCCCTATTTTTTGAAGCCGGAAGAGGGGCTGAAAGTGTATGACTACGACCCGGCGAAGGCCAAAGAACTATTGCTGGGAGCAGGCTTTCAATACAATGCCCAACAACAACTGGTGGATGCGGACGGCAATCGGGTGCGCTTTACCCTGGTGACCAACTCCGGCAACAAAGTGCGGGAGGCGATCGGGGCGCAGATTAAAGAAGACCTGAGCAAAATCGGGATTCTGGTCGATTTCACGCCCCTGAATTTCAATGTCCTGATTGAAAAAACCTCCACCTCGCGGAATTGGGATGCCCACATGATTGGCTTCACAGGCGGCATTGATCCTCACGGAGCCGCCAACCTCTGGCTCAGCACGGGAGCCTCCCACTCCTTTAACCTGAGCCAGCAACCCGGACAAACCCCGATTCAGGGTTGGCAACCCTACGAGTTTGAGAAAGCAATCGATCGCCTGATGATTGCCGGAGCACGCGAACTCGACGAAACCAAACGCCAACAAATTTATGCGGACTATCAGCGGGTTGTGCAGGAAAACCTGCCTGTGATTTTTCTGGTCAACGATCGCGCTCTGATGGCTGCCCGCAATACCGTTCAGGGAGTCAAATATTCCGGTCTACCCAGTTGGGGGTTGTGGAATATCCCAGAGATCCGGGTGGCAGATTAG
- a CDS encoding ExbD/TolR family protein — protein MKINMDTPADDAQIQIIPLIDVIFCILTFFILAALQLTRQQAINIDLPRASTGTPLPGANLGNTQFREMLVVTIAPNGQTYLDKTPVDRSQLSQALAQYLQQNPKGMVVLNASPNAFYNEVIQVLDIMRAVGGDRVALATTPNPSASPGADPSQPGGSPFPTPSPTFSPFDPFNTPIPGSNPSSPKTAPGATGKSGFDIFGTPSPKTSDR, from the coding sequence ATGAAAATTAATATGGATACGCCAGCAGATGATGCTCAGATCCAGATTATTCCGTTGATTGACGTAATTTTTTGTATTCTGACGTTCTTCATTCTGGCGGCACTGCAGTTAACCCGCCAGCAGGCGATTAATATCGATTTACCCAGAGCCAGTACGGGAACGCCTCTGCCCGGAGCCAACCTGGGAAACACCCAGTTTCGGGAAATGCTGGTGGTGACGATCGCTCCCAACGGGCAAACCTATCTGGATAAAACGCCCGTCGATCGCAGTCAGCTTTCCCAGGCATTGGCCCAGTATCTGCAGCAAAATCCTAAAGGCATGGTGGTGCTGAATGCCTCTCCCAATGCGTTCTACAACGAAGTAATTCAGGTGCTGGACATCATGCGAGCGGTTGGGGGCGATCGGGTTGCCTTAGCCACTACGCCCAATCCATCTGCCTCTCCCGGTGCGGATCCCAGCCAACCCGGTGGCAGTCCCTTCCCTACCCCCAGTCCAACCTTTAGCCCCTTTGATCCCTTCAATACTCCGATTCCTGGCAGCAATCCCAGTTCACCCAAGACCGCTCCAGGTGCCACAGGCAAGAGTGGATTTGATATCTTTGGGACTCCTTCACCAAAAACGTCGGATAGATAG
- a CDS encoding MotA/TolQ/ExbB proton channel family protein, with translation MNVGDLLQKGGPTMVPLLLLSILSLTVIFERAWFWFGVLTKERETVNRVLDPARQNDWVTATEVARQAYDQPIGRFLYSPLQLKDADPELFKLALESAADEELAGMRRGDKILEAVIALAPLLGLLGTVIGLIISLRNIRIGDIGGASTAGVTTGIGEALISTASGLVVAIFTLVFYRLFQTFLFNQIKIFRKAGNDLELLYRQRWARYGNGTEPNPESAGDHRLAGELLPGTSSVLE, from the coding sequence GTGAACGTTGGAGACCTATTACAAAAAGGCGGGCCTACGATGGTTCCCTTGCTGCTGCTCTCCATCCTGTCTCTTACCGTGATTTTTGAGCGGGCATGGTTTTGGTTTGGTGTCCTCACCAAAGAGCGAGAAACAGTCAACCGGGTGCTGGATCCTGCTCGTCAGAATGATTGGGTAACGGCTACGGAAGTTGCTCGACAAGCTTATGACCAACCGATTGGTCGTTTTCTTTACAGCCCCCTCCAACTGAAAGATGCTGATCCAGAACTATTCAAGCTGGCTTTAGAATCTGCCGCCGACGAGGAACTGGCTGGAATGCGGCGGGGCGACAAAATTCTGGAAGCCGTGATCGCCCTGGCTCCCCTGTTAGGCTTACTGGGTACCGTTATTGGGCTAATTATTTCTCTCAGAAATATCCGCATTGGCGATATTGGCGGGGCTTCTACAGCAGGAGTTACCACCGGGATCGGGGAAGCGCTGATCAGTACAGCCAGTGGCTTGGTCGTGGCGATTTTTACGCTGGTCTTCTATCGGCTGTTCCAGACTTTTTTGTTCAATCAGATCAAAATCTTCCGGAAGGCTGGGAATGACCTGGAGCTACTCTATCGGCAACGGTGGGCGCGGTACGGCAATGGCACAGAGCCAAATCCTGAGTCAGCCGGGGATCATCGATTGGCTGGAGAATTGCTGCCAGGAACGTCATCGGTGTTGGAATAG